One Gimesia aquarii DNA segment encodes these proteins:
- a CDS encoding acetamidase/formamidase family protein — translation MKRILREHTTAVFSAQAEPVLSVSPGETFMIETEDSRGGRTRKPEQCTPDALHKMRQEGYAGNPVVGPVFVDGAEPGDTLAVQIQEMACDTQGYYGYWPFEQHLQDLIEEPVTRLVKIVDDKVKYSFQAGGKTHELVLPVAPVIGTIGTAPQEEVVYTYHTGTHGGNLDVPEIGPGCTIYLPVAVEGALLSLGDCHARQGDGELCAVEMRSEVKLSVQVLKNWTKQQQWLRAETDEELLTIACDRPLESAQWLAIREMISWLEERQGWTKSEAREFLSIASDVKPGQSLAGPYSMRVLVPKKILP, via the coding sequence ATGAAACGCATTCTTCGAGAACATACAACGGCTGTTTTTTCCGCTCAGGCTGAACCTGTGTTATCAGTGAGTCCCGGCGAAACCTTTATGATTGAAACTGAAGACTCGCGCGGCGGTCGAACCAGGAAACCCGAACAATGTACTCCCGATGCGTTACATAAGATGCGCCAAGAGGGGTATGCTGGTAATCCCGTCGTCGGGCCTGTGTTTGTGGATGGGGCAGAGCCTGGGGATACTCTAGCCGTTCAGATTCAAGAGATGGCCTGTGATACACAGGGATACTACGGCTATTGGCCGTTCGAGCAACATCTACAGGATCTGATTGAAGAGCCAGTAACACGTCTGGTCAAGATTGTTGATGACAAAGTGAAATACTCATTTCAGGCTGGCGGAAAAACGCATGAGTTGGTCCTTCCTGTCGCACCTGTCATCGGAACGATAGGAACAGCCCCGCAGGAGGAAGTGGTTTATACCTATCATACAGGAACACATGGAGGGAACCTCGATGTACCTGAGATCGGACCCGGCTGTACAATCTATCTGCCTGTGGCAGTCGAAGGTGCGTTATTATCGTTAGGAGACTGTCATGCGCGGCAAGGCGATGGTGAACTGTGCGCGGTTGAGATGCGTTCCGAGGTGAAATTGTCAGTGCAAGTGCTTAAGAATTGGACCAAGCAACAACAATGGTTGCGTGCGGAGACAGATGAGGAACTACTCACCATTGCCTGTGATCGCCCTTTGGAATCTGCGCAGTGGTTGGCTATTCGAGAGATGATTTCCTGGCTCGAAGAACGGCAGGGATGGACCAAAAGCGAAGCCCGTGAATTTCTGAGCATAGCCAGCGATGTTAAGCCGGGACAGTCACTTGCTGGGCCTTATTCGATGCGTGTACTCGTTCCTAAAAAAATTCTGCCTTGA
- a CDS encoding dihydrodipicolinate synthase family protein, whose translation MSQLISGSDLRTVHAVPLTPYDQSDKINFDLYEHHINKMYAAGIRVFLPAAGTSEFHSLSHSEIVDIVEATCRATGPDAFILAPISGAIGDAIQLAKEAMKRGAAGLMVMPLPHPYLCDEGASDYYLRLIDSTRAATVIYKTREIPSDKLLLKLAVNPYICGVKYAVNHMDQFQSIVERSSGDCEWLCGSAERFAPYYMLAGATGFTSGAVNLCPRLVLALYTALAGQNFEEAMTLQRIILPIEQYRARNGESFSISMLKYAMHIAGKDFGPARAPQRQLTNLECKEIGNLVRPILDREESMMVV comes from the coding sequence ATGTCGCAGTTGATTTCTGGCTCTGATTTAAGAACCGTTCACGCAGTCCCACTCACACCCTATGATCAATCAGATAAGATCAATTTCGATCTTTATGAGCACCATATTAATAAAATGTATGCAGCTGGTATTCGCGTTTTTTTGCCCGCAGCCGGTACTAGTGAATTTCACAGTCTCTCTCATTCAGAAATCGTGGACATCGTGGAAGCCACCTGTCGTGCAACAGGCCCAGACGCGTTCATCCTGGCCCCCATCAGTGGCGCCATCGGAGATGCAATTCAACTAGCAAAAGAGGCTATGAAACGTGGTGCTGCCGGTCTTATGGTGATGCCTTTACCGCATCCGTACCTGTGTGACGAAGGAGCCTCCGACTACTACCTGCGTCTCATCGACTCAACACGTGCTGCTACTGTGATCTACAAAACGCGAGAGATTCCCAGTGATAAGCTACTATTGAAATTGGCCGTTAACCCCTACATTTGCGGAGTGAAATATGCGGTGAATCACATGGATCAGTTTCAATCTATTGTGGAGCGGAGTTCTGGTGACTGTGAATGGCTCTGTGGTTCTGCAGAACGATTTGCCCCCTATTATATGTTGGCTGGCGCGACAGGTTTCACTTCCGGTGCCGTCAATCTCTGCCCTCGTTTAGTACTCGCTTTATATACCGCACTAGCCGGTCAGAATTTTGAAGAAGCAATGACACTGCAACGGATCATTCTGCCGATTGAACAATATCGAGCGCGCAATGGTGAGAGTTTTAGTATCAGCATGTTAAAATATGCAATGCACATCGCCGGAAAAGACTTTGGCCCTGCTCGTGCTCCTCAACGTCAATTAACAAATCTGGAATGCAAAGAGATTGGCAATCTCGTGCGACCGATCCTGGACCGTGAAGAATCAATGATGGTCGTCTGA
- a CDS encoding DUF1559 domain-containing protein, producing the protein MRTQKNPRSAFTLIELLVVIAIIAILIALLLPAVQQAREAARRSTCKNNLKQLGLAIHNYHEAHSVYPPSSINRGAGSPNGCSGWGVPAISGLTMLLPYMDQANVYNLYDFDIGQTDPSVNVAAMNTDIPSLVCPTDSNSVVQITGACYKFASPWQAAQHNGGTNYVFCTGTGTGWTYLGSAGNAPDLGGIFLENGKKKIRDVTDGTSNTIAMGEVLWVDHANNAPSNGEGGKPAWAVGVGTQLGFSSTAGINFDWEQFAGSPGQCRGPNTTSGSSCGGARPAALQSIHVGGCHVLLADGAVRFLSENIDQLTLDYLSQRADGEVVGEF; encoded by the coding sequence ATGCGAACTCAAAAAAATCCCCGTTCTGCTTTTACTTTAATTGAATTATTGGTCGTGATTGCGATCATTGCCATTCTGATTGCTTTACTTCTACCGGCTGTTCAGCAGGCCAGGGAAGCAGCCCGTCGTAGTACCTGCAAAAACAATCTTAAGCAATTAGGATTAGCAATTCATAATTATCATGAGGCACATAGTGTTTACCCACCTTCTTCAATAAACAGAGGTGCCGGTAGTCCCAATGGTTGTTCTGGCTGGGGAGTTCCCGCGATCAGCGGTCTTACGATGTTACTGCCTTATATGGACCAGGCTAATGTTTATAACCTCTATGATTTTGATATTGGACAAACTGATCCTTCCGTGAATGTCGCTGCTATGAATACGGATATTCCCTCGTTGGTCTGCCCCACTGATTCCAATTCAGTCGTCCAAATTACAGGAGCCTGTTACAAATTTGCCAGCCCCTGGCAGGCAGCTCAACATAATGGAGGTACAAATTATGTATTTTGCACAGGAACAGGGACTGGTTGGACTTATTTGGGATCAGCGGGAAACGCACCAGATCTCGGAGGAATCTTTCTGGAAAATGGAAAGAAAAAAATACGTGATGTGACCGATGGTACGTCTAACACAATTGCGATGGGAGAAGTTCTATGGGTTGATCATGCCAATAATGCCCCCAGTAATGGCGAAGGCGGAAAACCAGCCTGGGCGGTTGGCGTAGGGACACAACTTGGATTCTCATCAACAGCAGGCATCAATTTCGATTGGGAACAATTTGCTGGTTCCCCGGGACAATGCCGTGGTCCGAATACGACAAGTGGCAGTAGTTGTGGTGGTGCACGTCCTGCGGCATTACAAAGTATTCACGTTGGGGGCTGCCATGTGCTCCTGGCAGATGGTGCGGTCAGATTTCTATCTGAAAATATTGATCAATTGACTTTGGATTACCTGTCACAACGGGCAGATGGCGAGGTAGTAGGCGAGTTTTAA
- a CDS encoding MFS transporter, which produces MNPLSENQNTSKSASTHTRYVVLAALSLGFVLAYLPRAGLAPLASTIKKDLSFDDLQMGRILAVFFAGYFLFQIPGGLLGQKLGNRIALPLLHLLAAFANLLTAVAYSFGLIWISRLILGLAQAGMVPCTAQVIKNWIPESQRGIASSLMGSFMSVGSIIATGLTASLVVPFGWRFPLILFSIFSLCWVILFFLFFRDQPEDHPYTNSEEVNLIGNQNKDKKNDTKQEAQINKSSLTYQMISNRNIWLFCLQLAFRGFGYAFFITWFPSYLQNSSGASVQEAGLLAMLPLIGVVLGTLTGGKLIDLIYSRTGNKYFSRSLVGVFSHLICAICILGAAWAEPFSAVYLISCGTFLSGVGNPSTWVTAMDLGGKHTSVVIAVGNMLGSVGTYVSPIVVANLFTYIKEMNTPNWNLTLYLFAGIYLAATLCWAFINPNQSVSD; this is translated from the coding sequence ATGAATCCGCTTTCTGAAAACCAGAATACTTCGAAATCAGCCTCAACTCACACGCGTTATGTGGTCCTGGCTGCATTAAGTTTAGGGTTTGTTCTCGCATACTTGCCTAGAGCCGGCCTTGCCCCACTTGCCAGTACTATTAAAAAAGATTTGTCCTTTGACGATCTGCAAATGGGCCGTATTTTAGCAGTCTTTTTTGCAGGTTACTTTTTGTTTCAAATTCCAGGCGGATTGTTAGGACAAAAACTGGGAAACCGTATAGCGCTCCCGCTCTTGCACCTGCTTGCCGCATTTGCAAATCTCTTGACTGCAGTTGCGTATTCGTTTGGCTTAATCTGGATCTCAAGACTCATTCTGGGTCTTGCTCAGGCAGGCATGGTCCCCTGTACTGCTCAAGTGATCAAAAACTGGATACCAGAATCCCAACGTGGCATCGCCAGCTCTCTCATGGGAAGCTTCATGTCAGTTGGCAGTATTATTGCTACGGGATTAACCGCTTCTCTCGTAGTCCCCTTTGGCTGGAGATTTCCATTAATTCTCTTCAGCATATTTTCACTCTGCTGGGTGATTCTTTTTTTTCTGTTCTTTCGAGACCAGCCTGAAGATCACCCATATACCAATTCTGAAGAAGTCAATTTAATCGGAAATCAAAACAAAGATAAAAAGAATGATACCAAGCAAGAAGCACAGATTAATAAAAGCTCTCTGACTTATCAGATGATTTCTAATCGAAATATCTGGCTGTTTTGTTTGCAATTGGCTTTTCGTGGTTTTGGTTATGCTTTTTTTATTACCTGGTTTCCTTCCTATTTGCAAAATTCCAGTGGGGCCTCTGTTCAGGAAGCAGGCTTGCTTGCCATGTTGCCATTAATAGGAGTGGTCCTGGGCACTTTGACAGGAGGAAAATTAATTGACCTGATCTATAGTCGGACTGGTAACAAATATTTTAGTCGATCACTTGTCGGTGTTTTCTCGCATCTGATATGCGCCATCTGCATTCTGGGAGCAGCCTGGGCAGAACCGTTTTCCGCCGTTTATCTAATTTCGTGTGGCACGTTTCTTTCCGGAGTAGGTAATCCTTCTACATGGGTTACTGCAATGGATCTGGGAGGCAAGCATACTTCAGTAGTAATCGCGGTCGGGAACATGCTGGGCAGTGTGGGGACTTATGTGTCACCAATCGTCGTCGCTAATCTCTTCACATACATTAAAGAAATGAATACTCCTAACTGGAATCTGACTCTTTATTTATTTGCAGGAATCTACCTGGCAGCAACCCTCTGCTGGGCTTTCATTAATCCGAATCAAAGTGTATCAGATTAA
- a CDS encoding N,N-dimethylformamidase beta subunit family domain-containing protein produces MLIGYVSDENYRALFDVAVEFQADGQHFSTRSTASGAVIADLSEGTYEVILQHHDFCSKRVQLQVQEGQVHQFRLLSTKLYGYAWPRCVSVGESSEFRVHSTSEYYLELWRYGKKKEYVRRIGTFDDHAPLANLQITPDGDYTQNGVDWNHVGYKTVTQKQRVTAPDRTGLYMFHLSNQEGKVFTFPWVVSPETPQADVAILASDLTWNAYNNFGGRSNYLNPEGLPQTPVVNSRQELRRYLQPSFGVYCFDEYAPLSLERPQPYLHIDLEEQLRDPIHSRMGCGMLHSEWRLLGWMEEQEIAYDYYSETQFHFDQVPLDQYKVLILGSHPEYWSKQMYDRLKSWVFESGGGLIYLGGNGLNCEVEFLDDHRIVHHDTDCTKWCGVAMDPPIPESESRYESRYHARQESEANLLGVVFSFAGIMTGAPYKVVDDQHWCFQGTNLKQNDLFGTESQHMRIPGGASGHETDKISPSSPANVHLVAQGMNPDQGGADMVHFQTPSGGEVFSVGSICWITSMLVDENVSKVSRNVIDHFIES; encoded by the coding sequence ATGTTAATTGGATATGTCAGTGATGAAAATTACCGTGCCTTATTTGATGTCGCTGTGGAGTTTCAGGCGGATGGTCAGCATTTCAGTACTCGTTCCACTGCATCCGGGGCTGTGATTGCAGATCTGTCTGAGGGAACTTATGAAGTGATTTTGCAGCATCATGATTTTTGTTCAAAACGAGTCCAGCTTCAGGTACAAGAAGGTCAGGTGCATCAGTTCCGACTTCTATCTACAAAACTCTATGGCTATGCCTGGCCACGATGTGTCAGTGTTGGAGAGTCTTCCGAATTTCGAGTCCACTCTACATCCGAATATTATTTAGAACTTTGGCGTTATGGGAAAAAGAAGGAATACGTCCGTCGGATCGGTACTTTTGATGATCATGCTCCTTTAGCAAATCTGCAGATCACTCCAGATGGTGATTATACCCAGAACGGTGTCGACTGGAATCACGTTGGTTATAAAACGGTCACACAGAAACAAAGGGTAACCGCACCGGATCGAACGGGCTTGTATATGTTTCATCTCAGTAATCAAGAAGGAAAAGTATTTACGTTTCCCTGGGTGGTTTCTCCCGAAACACCACAAGCAGATGTTGCGATTCTTGCCAGTGATTTAACCTGGAACGCTTACAATAATTTTGGGGGCCGGAGTAACTACCTGAATCCGGAAGGTCTGCCTCAAACTCCTGTTGTGAATAGCCGTCAGGAGTTACGACGTTACCTTCAGCCTTCGTTTGGGGTCTATTGTTTTGATGAGTATGCACCACTTTCTTTAGAGCGTCCGCAGCCGTATTTACACATTGATCTGGAAGAACAATTACGCGACCCGATTCACAGCCGCATGGGGTGTGGGATGCTGCATTCAGAGTGGCGTTTATTAGGCTGGATGGAAGAACAAGAGATCGCTTACGACTATTATAGTGAGACCCAGTTTCACTTTGACCAGGTTCCGCTCGATCAATATAAGGTGTTGATTTTGGGATCGCATCCTGAATACTGGTCAAAGCAAATGTATGATCGGCTCAAGTCCTGGGTCTTTGAATCGGGAGGGGGTTTGATTTACCTGGGGGGGAATGGACTGAACTGTGAAGTGGAGTTTCTGGATGATCATCGGATCGTGCATCACGATACCGATTGCACAAAGTGGTGCGGAGTGGCGATGGATCCACCGATTCCGGAGTCAGAGTCCAGGTATGAAAGTCGCTATCACGCGCGTCAGGAGTCTGAAGCCAACCTGTTGGGAGTTGTTTTCTCCTTTGCCGGCATTATGACGGGAGCCCCATATAAAGTAGTCGATGATCAGCACTGGTGTTTTCAAGGGACAAACTTAAAACAAAACGATCTATTTGGGACGGAAAGTCAGCACATGCGAATTCCGGGAGGTGCTTCCGGACACGAGACGGATAAAATATCTCCCAGTTCACCAGCGAATGTGCATCTTGTGGCGCAAGGAATGAACCCCGATCAAGGTGGCGCTGATATGGTCCATTTTCAAACTCCCTCTGGGGGGGAAGTCTTTTCTGTCGGCTCGATTTGCTGGATTACATCAATGCTAGTCGACGAAAATGTATCGAAGGTCTCACGTAATGTGATTGATCATTTTATCGAATCATAA
- a CDS encoding GntR family transcriptional regulator: MSSNSQPTLVSRVHQHLLAKLASDELSKGTHLNATTLARELGTSRTTIRKAIDQLIQDKWVEIDERRHPVVVKIPTNGAVPTDETFEFKNQTERTYREIQEKVLRGEYLPGQTVRAQDLVKKFSVSLITVRQALDWLCKDGMFVRIPRRGWQIVSLTVSEITDLYHCRLLLEPVALKEAMKHITDETIDRLEAECDAVIAANGNISRYERLDNDMRFHRTLVESTGSQTLLEVIAPLIRKRFAFKGQFSSQHQPHTYAIEHKSILQAIRKRDLKLATKCLTAHISRALNTHIETYENVPNQENSN; this comes from the coding sequence ATGTCATCAAATTCTCAACCAACTCTGGTCTCTCGTGTGCATCAGCACTTACTTGCGAAATTAGCCTCAGATGAGCTTTCAAAAGGTACACACTTAAATGCAACCACTCTGGCACGGGAACTGGGTACAAGTCGCACGACCATCAGAAAAGCAATCGACCAGCTTATTCAGGATAAGTGGGTCGAAATTGATGAACGCCGTCACCCTGTTGTGGTCAAAATACCTACAAATGGCGCAGTTCCGACTGATGAGACATTCGAATTTAAAAACCAGACAGAACGCACTTATCGAGAGATTCAGGAAAAGGTACTGCGCGGCGAATACCTTCCGGGTCAGACAGTACGTGCGCAAGATCTCGTCAAAAAATTCAGTGTCAGCTTAATTACGGTTCGACAAGCACTGGACTGGCTCTGCAAAGACGGCATGTTTGTACGCATTCCACGTCGCGGCTGGCAAATTGTTTCACTCACGGTCTCTGAAATTACTGATTTATATCATTGTCGACTATTACTTGAACCGGTCGCTTTAAAAGAGGCCATGAAACATATCACTGATGAAACGATCGATCGATTAGAGGCAGAATGTGATGCTGTGATTGCTGCTAATGGAAATATTTCGCGCTATGAACGTCTTGATAACGACATGCGTTTCCATCGCACGCTGGTCGAAAGTACGGGTAGTCAGACGCTCCTGGAAGTGATTGCACCTCTGATTCGGAAACGGTTTGCCTTTAAAGGTCAATTCAGTTCACAACATCAGCCCCACACTTATGCGATAGAGCACAAATCCATCCTGCAGGCGATTCGAAAACGTGATCTTAAGCTGGCAACCAAATGTTTGACCGCACACATCTCAAGAGCATTAAATACGCATATCGAAACTTACGAAAATGTCCCAAATCAGGAAAATTCGAACTAA
- a CDS encoding amidohydrolase family protein: protein MLIDTHTNLMWYPDHLSDEFVEFAWAAKKAKMKNSADVYFAGSETDQQNAFDSTPDALLEATQNCTKVIVFGIKAPFCGINCDQELIAQFAKEHSDRFVAWCSVDPNDADCVDQLTHYVQNLGMKGLKVSPIYQNWNPQDPKHLPLFKKAEELNIPINIHQGTSFVRPGPLKYSNPIQLEDIAVACPDLRMIISHMGHPWETECVVLIRKHPNLYSNVSALHYRPLRHYQAFMTALEYGVEDKLIYGSDFPSATPEQVISGLNKVNQVVEGTAFPKFPQEVIDRIIYENWKQVLSPQELGLKTATT, encoded by the coding sequence ATGCTAATTGATACACATACCAATTTAATGTGGTACCCAGATCATCTGTCTGATGAATTCGTTGAATTTGCCTGGGCGGCCAAAAAAGCAAAAATGAAGAATTCGGCCGATGTCTATTTTGCCGGTTCTGAAACTGATCAGCAGAATGCCTTTGATTCAACACCGGATGCGTTACTTGAAGCGACCCAAAATTGTACGAAAGTCATCGTGTTTGGAATCAAAGCCCCCTTTTGTGGCATCAACTGCGATCAGGAATTGATTGCTCAGTTTGCAAAAGAGCATTCCGACCGCTTTGTCGCTTGGTGTTCTGTTGACCCGAATGACGCCGACTGTGTTGATCAGCTGACGCACTACGTCCAGAATTTGGGCATGAAAGGTCTGAAAGTCTCTCCCATTTATCAGAACTGGAACCCACAAGATCCCAAGCATCTGCCTTTATTCAAAAAAGCGGAAGAACTGAATATACCAATTAATATTCATCAGGGGACTTCGTTCGTTCGTCCCGGGCCTTTAAAGTATTCAAACCCGATTCAATTAGAAGACATCGCCGTCGCCTGCCCGGATCTCAGGATGATCATTTCGCATATGGGACATCCCTGGGAAACTGAATGTGTCGTCCTGATCCGCAAACATCCCAACCTATACTCGAATGTGTCGGCGCTTCACTATCGACCGCTCAGACACTACCAGGCCTTTATGACTGCGCTCGAATATGGTGTCGAAGACAAATTGATTTACGGCTCTGATTTCCCTTCTGCGACTCCCGAACAGGTGATCTCCGGATTAAACAAAGTCAATCAAGTGGTGGAAGGAACTGCATTTCCCAAGTTCCCCCAGGAAGTGATTGACCGCATTATTTATGAAAACTGGAAACAGGTTCTCTCTCCACAAGAGTTGGGACTGAAAACAGCGACGACTTGA
- a CDS encoding GntR family transcriptional regulator encodes MIRLKLSDWTDRKQEPETEESEDLLNPDRGPLTTRVYNYLFSQLLHDQIAIGDTLVPFKIARELNISRTTVRQAINLLAEEGWVTTSDNGRITAVKQPKTKHPENVSASDFNRETETEATYRRIFEKLLNGEFLLGQNVSAQEISNDLNASLGTVRQALDWLCARGLFIRVPRRGWQVVDATPEEIVDIYRLRLLLESEVIDRVVIKANDLELENLVKDCKRIIEQFDDLNDSDRRQIDYTFHRTLLELSESSVLLETIDPLIMKMALFGVYQELPPKTSLKGMKEHLAIARVLQNRDVELARERMRAHLLRAKTQYETE; translated from the coding sequence ATGATCCGCCTCAAACTATCTGACTGGACCGACAGAAAGCAGGAACCAGAGACCGAAGAATCCGAGGACTTATTGAATCCGGATCGTGGGCCGTTAACAACTCGCGTCTACAACTATTTGTTCTCTCAGCTTCTTCACGATCAAATTGCCATCGGTGACACTCTTGTTCCATTTAAGATTGCACGTGAGTTGAATATTTCACGCACCACCGTGCGGCAGGCGATCAATCTTCTCGCTGAAGAGGGCTGGGTCACAACAAGTGACAATGGTCGTATCACAGCTGTTAAACAACCGAAAACGAAACATCCGGAAAATGTATCCGCGTCAGACTTTAATCGAGAAACAGAAACAGAAGCCACTTACCGCAGGATCTTTGAAAAGCTATTGAATGGTGAATTCCTTTTAGGACAAAACGTAAGTGCGCAAGAAATTTCCAATGATCTCAACGCCAGCCTTGGAACAGTTCGTCAGGCACTGGACTGGCTTTGTGCACGGGGCCTTTTTATTCGCGTTCCCAGACGAGGCTGGCAAGTTGTTGATGCGACTCCCGAGGAAATCGTCGATATTTATCGGCTTCGTCTCTTACTTGAATCAGAGGTCATCGATCGAGTGGTTATCAAAGCCAACGATCTTGAACTTGAAAATCTGGTCAAGGACTGTAAACGCATCATTGAACAATTTGACGATCTCAACGATTCAGATCGAAGGCAGATCGATTACACCTTTCATCGGACCCTGCTGGAACTTTCTGAAAGTTCTGTTCTTCTGGAAACGATTGATCCCTTAATCATGAAGATGGCGTTATTTGGCGTCTACCAGGAATTGCCCCCAAAAACATCTTTAAAAGGAATGAAAGAACATCTGGCAATTGCCCGAGTGTTGCAAAATCGAGATGTGGAATTAGCCCGCGAACGAATGCGGGCACATCTACTTCGCGCCAAAACACAATATGAAACGGAATAA
- a CDS encoding mandelate racemase/muconate lactonizing enzyme family protein, with the protein MKITRIQAIPIKVPLKPFLTTKTAHGEHADSPYVIVRVFTDEGLIGLGEATLAPRWSGETSESCLAAINQLIAPALIGEDPLNLNVAVQKMDHTIKLNPFTKAAIEMALWDLLGKAAGQPIYQLLGGKVRNSIPVKTVIGAFSPEKVIKLTQYFLDQGFTSLKVKVGLDLENDLERLDTVRKTIGPAISMGIDANCGWDFNTACTALSRMEPFQLSFCEQPIQIGQHDAWNELRKLTAIPLMADESVFTVTDAWEICRQRSADILSVYPGKNGGISRTVAICHLAEAAGLTCSIGSNLELGIGSAAMLQVAASMKVIDSERFPADCLGPLFHEADLIQQPLSLGPVTAELPTAPGLGVELDEDQLQQWRTDS; encoded by the coding sequence ATGAAAATCACCAGGATCCAAGCCATTCCGATCAAAGTGCCTTTAAAGCCTTTTCTAACAACTAAAACGGCACATGGAGAACACGCCGATTCTCCCTATGTCATCGTTCGCGTTTTCACGGATGAAGGGTTGATTGGGCTAGGGGAAGCAACACTCGCACCACGCTGGAGTGGGGAGACCAGTGAAAGCTGTCTGGCAGCGATAAACCAACTCATTGCTCCTGCCTTAATAGGTGAAGATCCACTCAATCTCAATGTTGCAGTTCAAAAAATGGATCATACCATTAAGCTTAACCCGTTTACAAAAGCTGCGATCGAAATGGCACTGTGGGATCTGTTAGGTAAGGCAGCCGGTCAGCCCATCTATCAACTCCTTGGAGGCAAAGTACGCAATTCGATACCCGTCAAAACCGTGATCGGTGCCTTTTCACCTGAAAAGGTAATCAAGTTAACCCAGTATTTTCTAGATCAGGGATTTACGAGTTTAAAAGTCAAGGTTGGCCTTGATCTAGAAAATGATCTGGAACGTCTCGACACCGTCCGAAAAACCATTGGGCCTGCGATAAGTATGGGTATCGATGCCAACTGTGGCTGGGATTTCAACACTGCCTGCACAGCATTATCAAGAATGGAACCGTTTCAGTTATCGTTTTGCGAACAACCAATTCAGATAGGTCAGCATGACGCATGGAACGAATTGAGAAAGTTGACCGCGATTCCTTTGATGGCTGACGAAAGTGTATTTACTGTTACAGATGCCTGGGAAATTTGTCGCCAACGTTCTGCTGATATTCTCAGTGTTTACCCTGGAAAAAACGGAGGAATTTCTCGAACCGTCGCGATTTGTCATCTGGCTGAGGCAGCCGGGCTCACCTGCTCGATTGGTAGTAATCTGGAATTGGGGATTGGCAGCGCAGCCATGTTACAAGTCGCTGCCTCGATGAAAGTGATCGATAGCGAGCGATTTCCCGCTGACTGCCTGGGACCTTTATTCCATGAAGCAGATCTAATTCAACAACCTCTGTCTCTCGGACCAGTTACTGCGGAATTGCCTACCGCCCCCGGTCTGGGAGTTGAGTTAGATGAAGACCAGTTACAGCAGTGGCGCACCGATAGCTAA